The nucleotide window ATGTGGGAGCATTACAAGGTGAAGGAGGCTGACAAGGTGAGGAGGTTGAAGGGCCGTAGTAGGGATCGAAGTAACCTTAGGAGTGGGATTATGCATTGCTTGATTGAATAGGGAGAACACGCGAACGAATGTCTTTGCAAGTATGGTATGTGTCACGAAGTGGACTGGGGTTCGAAAGATCAAAACTATTCAAAACACTTGTTGTCGCCATACCCATCAGCCTTCTTCCACTTTCGTCTCTGCTCTCTCGCCACCACCTGCCTCTGCACCACCACGAATCTACCCGATATCACCGACAACTCAGAATGATCACTCAGTGCCTGTCCGTAGATGCCCACCTTGCAGCCAGCCCTACGCGCGACCCGAAGAACCTGCGCGATGAGTGACGTAACCGGATCATCCTGCTCATTGAACAGCTCTGCTAACCCATCCGAGTTATAATAAACCCTAGTGTCAGCTGCGTGAGATCTTTCAACCCCATCGAGAACGCATCAAAGTGCGCCAGGAACTGCTCCGCCAGGACAATGTTTGACCAAGTCTCAAATATCAAATGAACCTGCAGTCCATTATCTGCCAACACCTGCAACACCTCCTCTGCTTCGCCCACCGTGCGACAGACCAGAGTCATGGCTACCACATCCGTGAACTTT belongs to Aspergillus luchuensis IFO 4308 DNA, chromosome 3, nearly complete sequence and includes:
- a CDS encoding uncharacterized protein (COG:G;~EggNog:ENOG410PJTF;~InterPro:IPR000121,IPR015813,IPR040442;~go_function: GO:0003824 - catalytic activity [Evidence IEA];~go_function: GO:0016772 - transferase activity, transferring phosphorus-containing groups [Evidence IEA];~go_process: GO:0016310 - phosphorylation [Evidence IEA]): MTLVCRTVGEAEEVLQVLADNGLQVHLIFETWSNIVLAEQFLAHFDAFSMGLKDLTQLTLGFIITRMG